A single Cryomorphaceae bacterium DNA region contains:
- a CDS encoding ABC transporter ATP-binding protein, translating into MKPLLDIENLVVEFRSDKRYTPAVKGVSFSVGRGETVGVVGESGSGKSVTSLSVMRLIPEPPGRISQGRVHFHEADGSTTNLLELPPGKMRQYRGNRIAMIFQEPMTSLNPVFTCGDQVMEAILEHRTKDKKEAKKLTLELFEKVKLPRPEAIFKSYPHQISGGQKQRVMIAMAISCEPDLLIADEPTTALDVTVQKTILELIKELQEELGMGVIFITHDLGVVADIADKVVVMYRGEIVESGPTEDIFKRPEHPYTKGLLACRPPLDHRVMSLPTVQDYLDGVEKDRREDPSRREAQHLKLYAQEPMIQVEELKTWFPVESNFWGKATSYVKAVDGVSFEVYPGETLGLVGESGCGKTTLGRTLLGLQAAHSGSVRYGKKELIGLSKSEMRPLRKDLQIIFQDPFSSLNPRMTVGKAIQEPMEVHRLHARGERKDQVIELLKKVGLGAEHYGRYPHEFSGGQRQRIGIARALAVQPKFIVCDESVSALDVSVQAQVLNLLNELKTEFGLTYIFISHDLSVVKHMSDRMIVMNAGKIEEYGEAEAVYANPESAYTRSLIEAIPGQSA; encoded by the coding sequence ATGAAGCCCCTACTGGACATAGAAAATTTAGTTGTTGAGTTTCGCTCAGATAAACGTTATACCCCTGCAGTAAAGGGAGTGAGCTTCAGCGTTGGGCGGGGTGAGACCGTCGGTGTGGTCGGTGAGTCCGGTTCGGGTAAATCCGTGACGTCGCTGAGTGTCATGCGCCTCATTCCGGAACCCCCTGGGCGTATTTCACAAGGTCGAGTCCATTTCCACGAAGCGGATGGAAGTACGACGAATTTACTGGAGCTTCCTCCAGGGAAAATGCGTCAGTACCGCGGGAATCGCATTGCCATGATTTTCCAAGAACCCATGACCTCCTTGAATCCCGTCTTTACCTGTGGAGACCAAGTCATGGAGGCTATTCTGGAGCACCGAACAAAGGATAAAAAAGAAGCTAAGAAGCTCACGCTTGAGCTTTTTGAAAAGGTCAAGCTTCCCAGACCAGAAGCCATCTTCAAGAGCTATCCCCACCAGATCTCGGGCGGACAGAAACAGCGGGTCATGATTGCCATGGCCATTAGTTGTGAACCCGATCTATTGATCGCTGATGAACCCACAACGGCGCTGGATGTCACTGTTCAAAAGACCATTTTGGAGTTGATCAAAGAGCTTCAAGAAGAGCTGGGAATGGGCGTGATTTTCATTACCCATGACCTGGGTGTTGTAGCGGACATCGCCGACAAGGTGGTGGTGATGTACCGGGGAGAAATTGTAGAATCCGGACCCACCGAGGATATTTTCAAACGCCCCGAACACCCCTACACCAAGGGGCTATTGGCGTGTCGCCCGCCGCTGGATCATCGAGTGATGAGCTTGCCTACAGTACAGGATTATTTGGACGGGGTGGAAAAAGATCGACGCGAGGATCCATCGCGCCGTGAGGCGCAGCATCTGAAACTCTACGCACAAGAGCCCATGATTCAGGTCGAAGAGCTCAAGACATGGTTCCCGGTTGAGAGCAATTTTTGGGGTAAAGCGACTTCATACGTGAAGGCCGTTGATGGAGTGAGCTTCGAGGTCTATCCTGGGGAGACCCTAGGGCTGGTTGGTGAATCGGGCTGCGGCAAAACGACCTTAGGAAGAACCTTGCTGGGGCTTCAAGCAGCGCATTCCGGAAGTGTTCGATATGGAAAGAAAGAGCTCATCGGGCTCAGCAAGTCGGAGATGCGGCCCCTGCGCAAAGACCTGCAAATCATCTTCCAAGATCCCTTCTCGAGTTTGAATCCGCGTATGACCGTGGGCAAGGCCATTCAGGAACCCATGGAGGTTCATCGCCTTCACGCCCGGGGTGAGCGGAAAGATCAAGTGATCGAGCTGCTGAAAAAGGTGGGACTTGGAGCAGAACATTACGGCCGTTATCCGCACGAATTTTCAGGGGGCCAGCGCCAGCGTATTGGTATCGCTAGGGCGCTCGCGGTTCAACCGAAATTCATTGTCTGCGACGAAAGTGTGAGCGCGTTGGACGTCAGTGTCCAAGCCCAGGTACTGAATTTGCTCAATGAGCTTAAAACGGAGTTTGGATTGACCTATATTTTCATTTCCCATGACCTCAGTGTGGTCAAGCATATGAGCGATCGGATGATCGTGATGAATGCCGGGAAAATCGAAGAGTACGGTGAAGCCGAAGCCGTTTATGCCAACCCAGAATCGGCCTATACGAGGTCCTTAATTGAGGCCATTCCCGGACAAAGTGCTTAG